From the genome of Chlorocebus sabaeus isolate Y175 chromosome 2, mChlSab1.0.hap1, whole genome shotgun sequence, one region includes:
- the ARHGAP40 gene encoding rho GTPase-activating protein 40 isoform X3: MAEPALLPAAQMERLAAAPLASPCPRIPRARVAKRCAQRWADLGCSSGPSSGRMNQLPQKNPLQPRPAGCSHSRLSSAESSSMDGFWMEVERIQQRDELREEDSGGNEGQLPEEGEAESQWLQDTGLSGLLGGLGLDSDHKELLSTLTQTQVAAVCRRLDIYARSVRRQHKTPARDVRDVFGVFNSAKMSSENGDSGMKGAQLSSEASKSPPAAEPGGPQEQAGREEAFNMDSAYSEQAAVLLQKSRPSQRGTSAWGKCSLPKFTIPKGRLGVTRIGDLSLQDMRKVPSLALIELTALCDILGLDLKRSKAGKWKAAETRLFGVPLDSLLEADHKVLPSTQVPLVLQALLSCLEKRGLDTEGILRVPGSQARVKGLEQKLERDFYAGLFSWDEVHHNDASDLLKRFIRKLPTPLLTAEYLPAFAVVPNIPDLKQRLQVLHLLILILPEPNRNALKALLEFLRKVVAREQHNKMTLWNVSTVMAPNLFLHHGRPPKLPKGKEKQLAEGAAEVVQIMVHYQDLLWTVASFLVAQVRKLNDSSSRRPQLCDAGLKTWLRRMHADRDKAGDSLEATPKVAKIQAVWPIKDPLKVPLTPSTKVAHVLRQFTEHLSTDSKGQEGSEDMNSLLLHHRPMESANILLYEVGGNINEHRLDPDAYLLDLYRANPHGEWVLKQSPT, from the exons CTCTGGCCCCTCCTCAGGCCGAATGAATCAGCTTCCCCAGAAGAATCCCCTGCAACCACGCCCTGCTGGCTGTTCCCACTCCCGGCTGTCCTCAGCGGAGAGCTCCAGCATGGATGGCTTTTGGATGGAGGTGGAACGGATCCAACAGAGAGATGAGCTGAGGGAAGAGGACAGTGGCGGGAATGAAGGCCAGCTTCCAGAGG aaggggaagctgaATCCCAGTGGCTGCAGGACACAGGCCTATCTGGCCTCCTTGGTGGCCTTGGCTTGGACAGCGATCACAAGGAGCTCCTGTCCACCCTGACACAGACCCAGGTGGCCGCTGTGTGCCGCCGGCTGGACATCTATGCTCGCTCAGTGCGAAGACAACACAAGACACCTGCCAGAGATGTCAGGGATGTCTTCGGGGTCTTCAATTCAGCG AAAATGTCATCAGAGAATGGGGACTCTGGTATGAAGGGGGCCCAGCTCAGTTCCGAAGCCTCTAAGTCTCCACCAG CAGCAGAGCCTGGGGGGCCGCAGGAGCAGGCTGGGAGGGAAGAAGCCTTCAACATGGACTCTGCCTACTCAGAACAAGCTGCGGTGCTCCTGCAGAAGAGCAGGCCATCCCAGCGAGGCACCTCTGCCTGGGGCAAGTGTTCCCTGCCG AAGTTTACCATCCCCAAAGGCAGACTTGGCGTGACGAGGATAGGAGACTTGTCCCTGCAGGATATGAGGAAGGTACCTTCTCTGGCCCTCATAGAGCTGACCGCGCTCTGTGACATCCTTGGCTTGGACCTGAAGAGGAGCAAGGCAGGGAAATGGAAAGCGGCAG AAACTCGCCTCTTCGGTGTGCCCCTTGACAGCCTGCTAGAAGCTGACCACAAAGTCCTCCCCAGCACACAGGTCCCACTGGTCCTTCAAGCC CTGCTGTCCTGTTTGGAAAAGAGAGGACTGGACACAGAAGGCATTCTCAGGGTGCCCGGATCCCAGGCCAGGGTCAAG GGGCTGGAACAGAAGCTGGAGAGAGACTTCTATGCTGGCCTTTTTAGCTGGGACGAGGTTCATCACAATGACGCCTCCGATTTGCTCAAAAGGTTCATCCGGAAGCTGCCGACGCCTTTGCTCACGGCTGAGTACCTCCCGGCCTTCGCTGTGGTGCCCA ACATCCCTGACCTGAAGCAGCGCCTGCAGGTTCTTCACCTGCTCATCCTCATCCTCCCAGAACCCAACAGAAATGCCTTAAAG GCACTGCTGGAATTCCTCAGGAAGGTGGTGGCCCGGGAACAGCACAACAAGATGACTCTGTGGAATGTTTCCACCGTGATGGCCCCTAACCTCTTTCTGCACCATGGGCGGCCCCCCAAACTCCccaaaggcaaggagaagcagctGGCAGAGGGGGCAGCCGAGGTGGTGCAGATAATGGTGCACTACCAGGATCTGCTGTGGACG GTCGCCTCTTTCCTGGTCGCCCAGGTGCGAAAACTGAACGACAGCAGCAGCAGGCGCCCTCAGCTCTGCGACGCGGGCCTCAAGACTTGGCTGCGGAGGATGCACGCAGACAGGGACAAGGCAGGGGACAGCCTCGAGGCG acTCCCAAGGTGGCAAAGATCCAGGCGGTCTGGCCTATCAAGGATCCCTTGAAGGTGCCTCTCACCCCCAGCACCAAAGTGGCCCACGTCCTGAGGCAGTTCACGGAGCACCTCAGCACTGATTCCAAGGGTCAAGAAGGCAGTGAGGACATGAACAGCCTCCTTCTACA CCACAGGCCCATGGAGTCAGCCAACATCCTCCTCTATGAAGTTGGAGGGAATATCA ATGAGCATCGCCTGGACCCAGATGCCTACCTCTTAGATCTGTACCGTGCCAACCCACATGGCGAGTGGGTCCTTAAACAGAGCCCCACCTAA